In the genome of Streptomyces racemochromogenes, one region contains:
- a CDS encoding (5-formylfuran-3-yl)methyl phosphate synthase, protein MLLLISPDGVEEALDCAKAAEHLDIVDVKKPDEGSLGANFPWVIREIRDAVPADKPVSATVGDVPYKPGTVAQAALGAVVSGATYIKVGLYGCTTPEQGIEVMRAVVRAVKDHRPEALVVASGYADAHRIGCVNPLALPDIAARAGADAAMLDTAIKDGTRLFDHVPPDACAEFVRRAHASGLLAALAGSVKQADLGPLTRIGTDIVGVRGAVCAGGDRNVGRIQPHLVAAFRAEMDRQAREHAVAAPAVS, encoded by the coding sequence GTGTTGCTGCTCATCTCCCCGGACGGTGTCGAGGAAGCCCTCGACTGCGCGAAGGCTGCGGAACACCTCGACATCGTCGACGTCAAGAAGCCCGACGAGGGCTCGCTGGGAGCCAACTTCCCCTGGGTCATCCGGGAGATCCGCGACGCGGTGCCGGCGGACAAGCCGGTGTCCGCCACCGTGGGGGACGTGCCGTACAAGCCCGGCACGGTGGCGCAGGCCGCGCTCGGCGCGGTGGTCTCCGGCGCCACGTACATCAAGGTCGGCCTGTACGGCTGTACGACACCCGAGCAGGGCATCGAGGTCATGCGGGCGGTCGTCCGTGCGGTGAAGGATCACCGCCCCGAGGCGCTCGTGGTCGCCTCGGGCTACGCCGACGCCCACCGCATCGGCTGCGTCAACCCGCTCGCCCTGCCCGACATCGCCGCCCGCGCCGGTGCCGACGCGGCCATGCTGGACACCGCGATCAAGGACGGCACGCGGCTCTTCGACCACGTCCCGCCTGACGCCTGCGCCGAGTTCGTCCGGCGCGCCCACGCGTCCGGTCTGCTCGCCGCCCTCGCGGGCAGCGTCAAACAGGCCGATCTCGGTCCGCTGACCCGTATCGGCACGGACATCGTGGGCGTGCGAGGAGCGGTCTGCGCCGGCGGCGACCGCAACGTCGGGAGGATCCAGCCGCATCTGGTCGCCGCCTTCCGCGCCGAGATGGACCGGCAGGCCCGGGAACACGCCGTCGCCGCCCCGGCCGTGAGCTGA
- a CDS encoding aldehyde dehydrogenase family protein translates to MPTPEADRAPGHRGTRFAVVDPATGEAFDEAPDQQPDELDEAVARAERAWRRWRGDRAARTTALRAAADAVETAGDDLARLLTREQGKPLAESYAEIARTAARLRYFADLAPRTRRIDDGRPVHSEVRWRPVGPVAAIVPWNFPLQLAAAKFAPALAAGNTVVLKPSPHTPLATRLLAHVLAAVLPEDVLTVVTGREPLGARLAAHPGIRHVTFTGSVPTGRAVAEGAAASLARVTLELGGNDAAVLLDDVDVDRIADRLFWAAFRNCGQVCMAVKRVYAPARLHAEVVEALAQRAKTVTVGSGLDPDTRIGPVSNASQLARVEQVTRRTLAAGARAAAGGHRLDGAGYFFAPTILTDVPPDSPVVTEEQFGPVLPVLPYRNLDEAVHAANGTGFGLGGSVWGTDLDRAEAVADRLECGTAWINHHAELSLAQPFAGVKDSGVGVAGGPWGLYGNLRPFVVHRPREEEA, encoded by the coding sequence GTGCCGACACCAGAAGCCGATCGCGCCCCCGGGCATCGCGGCACACGCTTCGCCGTCGTCGACCCGGCCACCGGGGAGGCCTTCGACGAGGCTCCCGACCAGCAGCCGGACGAGCTGGACGAGGCGGTCGCCCGGGCCGAGCGGGCCTGGCGCCGCTGGCGCGGCGACCGCGCCGCCCGCACCACCGCCCTGCGCGCTGCCGCCGACGCCGTGGAGACGGCCGGCGACGACCTCGCCCGGCTGCTCACGCGGGAACAGGGCAAGCCCCTGGCCGAGTCGTACGCCGAAATCGCCCGTACGGCGGCCCGGCTGCGCTACTTCGCCGACCTGGCCCCCAGGACCCGCCGGATCGACGACGGCCGACCCGTGCACAGCGAGGTCCGCTGGCGGCCCGTCGGGCCCGTCGCCGCGATCGTGCCGTGGAACTTCCCGCTCCAGCTCGCGGCGGCGAAGTTCGCGCCCGCCCTCGCGGCCGGCAACACCGTGGTCCTCAAACCGTCCCCTCACACCCCCCTCGCCACCCGGCTGCTCGCCCATGTCCTCGCCGCCGTCCTGCCCGAGGACGTCCTGACCGTCGTCACGGGCCGTGAACCCCTCGGTGCCCGGCTGGCCGCCCACCCGGGCATCCGTCACGTCACCTTCACCGGCTCGGTGCCCACCGGCCGGGCCGTCGCCGAGGGTGCGGCGGCCTCGCTCGCCCGGGTCACCCTGGAACTGGGCGGCAACGACGCCGCCGTCCTCCTGGACGACGTCGACGTGGACCGGATCGCGGACCGGCTGTTCTGGGCCGCGTTCCGCAACTGCGGGCAGGTCTGCATGGCGGTCAAACGCGTCTACGCCCCCGCCCGGCTCCACGCCGAGGTCGTCGAAGCCCTCGCCCAGCGCGCGAAGACCGTCACGGTCGGATCCGGACTCGACCCGGACACCCGGATCGGTCCGGTCAGTAACGCTTCCCAGCTGGCCCGGGTCGAGCAGGTCACGCGGCGGACGCTGGCGGCCGGCGCCCGGGCTGCGGCCGGCGGCCACCGGCTCGACGGAGCGGGCTACTTCTTCGCTCCCACGATCCTCACCGACGTCCCGCCCGACAGCCCGGTGGTGACCGAGGAACAGTTCGGACCGGTCCTGCCGGTGCTGCCGTACCGCAACCTCGACGAGGCCGTCCACGCGGCCAACGGCACCGGCTTCGGGCTGGGCGGCTCCGTCTGGGGCACCGATCTCGACCGGGCCGAGGCGGTGGCCGACCGGCTGGAATGCGGCACGGCCTGGATCAACCACCACGCCGAACTCTCCCTGGCCCAGCCCTTCGCGGGCGTCAAGGACAGCGGCGTCGGTGTCGCAGGCGGCCCGTGGGGCCTCTACGGCAACCTCCGGCCCTTCGTCGTCCACCGGCCGCGGGAGGAGGAGGCGTGA
- a CDS encoding NAD(P)-dependent alcohol dehydrogenase yields MTRRFQAAVLRSYEDPFTIEDVALSAEPGSGEILVQIAGAGMCRTDLAVRRSAGRSPLPAVLGHEGAGVVVATGGGPGVVLGVGDHVVLSFDSCGHCRNCSAAAPAYCDSFASLNLFGGREEDPPRLTDATGKGLAPRWFGQSSFAAYALVPARNAVRVDPALPVELLGPLGCGFLTGAGAVLNTFAAGPGDTLVVLGAGAVGLAAVMAATAAGVRTVAVDRHPERLDLAERFGATPLSAGPHGLPERIRRLTDGGAQYALDTTASAPLVNDALRALRPTGTLGLVARLHTPLPLEPGTLDAGRGIRHICEGDAVPGLLIPRLTGLWQAGRFPFDQLIRTYPLADINEAERDCDAGRVVKPVLLPERRDR; encoded by the coding sequence GTGACGAGGAGGTTCCAGGCGGCCGTCCTGCGCTCGTACGAGGACCCCTTCACGATCGAGGACGTGGCCCTGAGCGCGGAACCCGGCTCCGGCGAGATCCTGGTGCAGATCGCGGGAGCCGGGATGTGCCGTACCGACCTCGCGGTACGGCGATCGGCCGGCCGCAGCCCGCTCCCGGCGGTCCTCGGTCACGAGGGCGCCGGAGTGGTGGTGGCGACGGGCGGTGGCCCCGGTGTCGTGCTCGGCGTCGGCGACCACGTCGTGCTGAGCTTCGACTCCTGCGGACACTGCCGGAACTGCAGCGCCGCGGCCCCCGCCTACTGTGACTCCTTCGCCTCCCTCAACCTCTTCGGCGGGCGCGAGGAGGATCCGCCGCGGCTCACCGACGCGACCGGAAAGGGCCTGGCCCCCCGATGGTTCGGCCAGTCCTCCTTCGCCGCGTACGCCCTCGTCCCGGCCCGCAACGCCGTCCGGGTCGACCCCGCCCTGCCGGTCGAACTGCTCGGGCCGCTCGGCTGCGGCTTCCTCACCGGTGCCGGAGCCGTACTGAACACCTTTGCGGCAGGACCCGGCGACACCCTCGTGGTCCTCGGCGCGGGAGCGGTGGGCCTGGCCGCCGTGATGGCGGCCACCGCCGCCGGCGTGCGGACCGTGGCCGTCGACCGGCATCCCGAGCGGCTGGACCTGGCCGAACGGTTCGGTGCCACCCCGCTGTCCGCCGGACCGCACGGACTCCCCGAACGGATCCGCCGACTGACCGACGGCGGAGCCCAGTACGCCCTGGACACCACGGCCTCGGCCCCGCTCGTCAACGACGCGCTCCGAGCACTGCGCCCCACCGGCACCCTCGGCCTCGTGGCACGCCTCCACACCCCGCTGCCGCTCGAACCGGGCACGCTCGACGCAGGCCGGGGCATCCGCCACATCTGCGAAGGCGACGCGGTACCCGGACTGCTGATACCCCGGCTGACCGGCCTGTGGCAGGCCGGCCGCTTCCCCTTCGACCAACTGATCCGCACCTACCCGCTGGCCGACATCAACGAGGCCGAACGCGACTGCGACGCCGGCCGCGTGGTCAAACCCGTCCTGCTGCCGGAAAGAAGAGACCGATGA